A single region of the Manihot esculenta cultivar AM560-2 chromosome 12, M.esculenta_v8, whole genome shotgun sequence genome encodes:
- the LOC110628608 gene encoding uncharacterized protein LOC110628608, with translation MADYDTHLQHHQGGGGHHHHHQAIPKETALQALNTIIQLHFEKTLEKKRAIDLQKKELHKLFLLFFIFLSLVFMGEAQSNRLQCRHCWAPITLLSLAHLIFYVSVAQTLRCINGFKYQRRCHKLTLGLATEKLRELKMRMTNGNSECGEVVGDEGELEIHYQEPPESYFGKFKRNWGLHFGFLIVIYGFMVSSSVVLLCY, from the coding sequence ATGGCAGACTACGACACCCACCTCCAGCATCACCAGGGCGGCGGCGGCCACCACCATCACCACCAAGCAATCCCAAAAGAAACAGCTCTCCAAGCTCTAAACACTATAATCCAACTCCATTTTGAAAAGACCCTGGAAAAGAAAAGAGCAATAGACCTCCAAAAGAAGGAGCTCCACAAGCTCTTCCTTCTTTTCTTCATCTTCCTCTCTCTGGTCTTCATGGGTGAGGCTCAAAGCAATCGCCTTCAGTGTCGCCATTGCTGGGCCCCGATAACCCTCCTCTCTTTGGCCCACCTCATCTTCTATGTTTCTGTGGCTCAAACTCTTCGGTGCATCAATGGGTTCAAGTATCAAAGGCGGTGCCACAAGCTGACCCTTGGATTGGCGACTGAGAAgctaagggaattgaagatgagaATGACTAACGGTAACAGTGAGTGTGGGGAGGTGGTTGGTGATGAGGGTGAGCTTGAGATTCATTACCAAGAACCACCAGAGAGTTATTTTGGTAAGTTCAAGAGGAACTGGGGTTTACATTTTGGGTTCTTGATAGTGATATATGGGTTCATGGTGTCTTCTTCTGTTGTTCTTCTGTGTTATTAG